One segment of Triticum aestivum cultivar Chinese Spring chromosome 2A, IWGSC CS RefSeq v2.1, whole genome shotgun sequence DNA contains the following:
- the LOC123184844 gene encoding protein RICE FLOWERINGUS T 1 has product MANDSLTRAQIVGDVLDPFVSSVPLTVMYDGRPVFNGMEFRSPAVSLKPSVEIGGDDFRVAYTLVMVDPDAPNPSNPTLREYLHWMVTDVPSSTNDSFGKEIVPYESPSPTMGIHRMVLVLYQQLGRGTVFAPQARQSFNSRSFARRFNLGKPVAAVYFNCQRPTGTGGRRFT; this is encoded by the exons ATGGCGAATGACTCCTTGACAAGGGCACAGATAGTTGGAGATGTTCTAGACCCATTTGTTAGCTCGGTGCCTCTAACTGTGATGTATGATGGGAGGCCTGTGTTCAATGGCATGGAGTTTCGCTCACCAGCAGTCTCTCTGAAACCCAGCGTTGAGATAGGCGGTGATGATTTCCGTGTGGCCTATACTCTA GTTATGGTGGATCCTGATGCGCCTAATCCCAGCAACCCAACCCTGAGGGAGTACCTGCACTG GATGGTGACTGATGTCCCATCATCAACAAACGATAGCTTTG GAAAAGAGATCGTGCCATACGAGAGCCCAAGCCCTACCATGGGCATCCACCGCATGGTGCTGGTTCTGTACCAGCAGCTGGGGCGGGGGACGGTGTTCGCGCCGCAGGCACGCCAGAGCTTCAACTCGCGCAGCTTCGCGCGCCGCTTCAACCTCGGCAAGCCCGTCGCTGCTGTGTACTTCAACTGCCAGCGTCCCACGGGCACCGGTGGGAGGAGGTTCACCTGA